In Elaeis guineensis isolate ETL-2024a chromosome 1, EG11, whole genome shotgun sequence, a genomic segment contains:
- the LOC105060748 gene encoding heterogeneous nuclear ribonucleoprotein 1, whose product MGSRNDAKAREHDGASPGKIFVGGLPKDTSIATFTKHFGKYGKIIDHVIMKDKYTSQPRGFGFITYADPSVVDKVIEDTHIINGKQVEIKRTIPKGSLQSKDFKTKKIFVGGIPSTVTEDEFKNFFSKYGEVVDHQIIRDHATNRPRGFGFIIFDSEQVVDDLLANGNMIELAGSQVEIKKAEPKKASNPPPPAYGGEPRARSFGDRFGDFGNSYSSFGGGGFGPASYRNPGGFGGRFGGYGAGGGEFGGGYGGFGGGLGGYRGESSFGYSSRLGSYGGFGGGYGGGGLGGYGRGDEGFGGYGGSSYGGGYDSGSGTGYGSGGLYGSRAGYGGGAGRYHPYAR is encoded by the exons ATGGGTTCCAGGAACGACGCCAAGGCCAGGGAGCACGATGGAGCCAGCCCTGG AAAGATCTTTGTCGGAGGACTTCCCAAGGATACGAGCATCG CTACATTTACGAAGCATTTTGGGAAGTATGGAAAAATTATAGATCATGTGATAATGAAAGATAAATACACATCTCAACCAAGGGGTTTTGGTTTCATCACCTATGCTGATCCTTCAGTTGTTGATAAAGTAATCGAGGATACCCACATAATCAATGGAAAACAG GTTGAAATCAAAAGAACCATCCCAAAAGGCTCTTTGCAATCAAAGGATTTTAAAACAAAAAAGATATTTGTTGGTGGGATTCCATCAACAGTTACAGAAG ATGAATTCAAGaatttcttttcaaaatatggGGAAGTGGTAGATCATCAGATTATACGCGATCATGCGACCAACCGCCCTCGAGGCTTTGGGTTTATTATATTTGATTCTGAACAAGTTGTAGATGATTTGTTAGCAAATGGAAATATGATTGAACTGGCTGGTTCCCAG GTGGAGATCAAGAAGGCTGAACCAAAGAAAGCCTCAAACCCACCGCCGCCTGCATATGGTGGTGAACCTAGGGCTCGTTCTTTTGGTGATCGCTTTGGTGATTTTGGCAACTCTTATAGCAGTTTTGGTGGCGGAGGATTTGGTCCAGCTTCCTATAGGAACCCTGGAGGTTTTGGTGGTAGGTTTGGTGGTTATGGTGCTGGTGGCGGTGAGTTTGGTGGTGGATATGGTGGTTTTGGTGGAGGATTAGGGGGTTACCGAGGAGAATCTTCTTTTGGTTACTCTAGTCGCCTTGGATCAtatggagggtttggtgggggaTATGGTGGAGGCGGCTTAGGTGGCTATGGGCGTGGTGACGAGGGCTTTGGTGGTTATGGAGGTTCTAGCTATGGTGGTGGATATGATTCTGGCTCAGGTACCGGTTATGGTTCTGGTGGACTGTATGGTAGTAGGGCAGGCTATGGTGGTGGTGCTGGTCGATATCACCCATATGCAAGGTAG